The following are encoded in a window of Coriobacteriia bacterium genomic DNA:
- a CDS encoding ATPase, T2SS/T4P/T4SS family has product MAEATSIACRVLEAAVGAGMLAVDQVSAARREAGSDAAAGKSMLAKGLVTETQLASLLEDQLGFPRVDLQSYAPDDEALALMPTSVARARAMLPLFEIEGTLTVAIGKPQDIFDLDDIGTELGVGMDAVLADASDVQAAILQYLGAEPVFVEPVIELPAEDLEILASDFFELGDDTPVVMEVPAADAPDETAASQTVEEVVESAAPVGAATVDLDVLAVADERKVAVLVTDILEQAVQRGASRVHLLPYKTDFFLVFRVKGRLEKVASAPLSMQQPLIDGFKSFAKLGGVAANRPTLGRMHADIAGKPVVLTLSSVPTVAGQRLVVSITAQKPQPRDLAELGMSEAESRALYAMVERGRGILLVAGPVGGGRSTSYYALLQHAAQVGKTVYSVERSIDYEIPAVAQVLVSPGQPIGAASYFAAGIRQDTDVMAIDSVQSAEDVHLAIEAAGLGKLIVTTFAGGDIVHGVRRMLDLGTEPVSLASALTLGVGQRVVRTNCPNCSVEEKSPLAAKIPGAEPGLVTKRGTGCPNCGKTGFAGATIVYEVLPFTEPVRAVIARGGSAEAIESAARAAGMRPMIASGLAKVRDGLVSPEELDRVMRFAQ; this is encoded by the coding sequence GTGGCTGAGGCGACGTCCATCGCATGCAGGGTGCTTGAGGCAGCCGTCGGCGCCGGGATGCTTGCCGTTGACCAAGTCAGCGCGGCACGGCGTGAGGCTGGCAGCGATGCCGCAGCCGGCAAGTCCATGCTCGCCAAGGGGCTGGTGACCGAAACCCAGCTCGCATCTCTGCTGGAAGATCAACTCGGCTTCCCCCGAGTGGACCTGCAAAGCTATGCCCCGGATGACGAGGCCCTGGCTCTCATGCCTACGTCGGTGGCTCGTGCGCGAGCGATGCTTCCCCTGTTCGAGATCGAGGGGACCCTCACCGTCGCTATCGGCAAGCCACAAGACATCTTCGACCTCGATGACATCGGGACTGAGCTGGGCGTCGGTATGGACGCCGTGCTCGCCGATGCCTCCGACGTTCAGGCTGCGATTCTGCAGTACCTCGGAGCTGAACCTGTCTTCGTCGAGCCGGTGATCGAGCTGCCCGCCGAGGACCTTGAGATCCTGGCCTCTGACTTCTTCGAACTCGGCGATGACACGCCGGTGGTCATGGAGGTTCCTGCTGCGGACGCTCCGGACGAGACAGCTGCCTCCCAGACCGTCGAAGAGGTGGTCGAATCGGCCGCTCCGGTCGGTGCCGCCACGGTCGACCTTGACGTGCTCGCGGTTGCCGATGAGCGCAAGGTCGCCGTGCTCGTCACCGACATTCTTGAGCAGGCGGTGCAGCGTGGGGCCAGTCGGGTGCACCTGCTTCCCTACAAGACCGACTTCTTCTTGGTGTTCCGCGTCAAGGGACGGCTCGAGAAGGTCGCCAGCGCGCCACTGTCGATGCAGCAGCCTCTGATCGACGGGTTCAAGTCGTTTGCGAAGCTCGGCGGCGTGGCGGCGAACCGTCCGACGCTTGGCCGTATGCATGCCGACATCGCCGGCAAGCCGGTGGTGCTCACCCTTTCGTCTGTGCCTACCGTGGCGGGTCAGCGCTTGGTGGTATCGATCACCGCCCAGAAGCCGCAGCCTCGTGATCTTGCTGAACTCGGGATGTCGGAGGCGGAGAGCCGCGCGCTCTATGCGATGGTGGAGCGTGGTCGCGGCATCCTGCTGGTCGCCGGACCGGTGGGTGGCGGGCGTTCGACGTCCTACTACGCGCTCTTGCAGCATGCCGCGCAGGTCGGAAAGACCGTCTACTCCGTTGAGCGCTCCATCGATTACGAGATTCCTGCCGTGGCGCAGGTCCTGGTCAGCCCCGGTCAGCCGATCGGCGCGGCCAGCTACTTCGCCGCAGGTATCCGTCAGGACACCGACGTCATGGCGATCGACTCGGTCCAGTCCGCTGAGGACGTGCACCTCGCCATCGAGGCGGCCGGCCTTGGCAAGCTCATCGTGACCACGTTCGCCGGCGGAGACATCGTGCACGGTGTGAGGCGGATGCTCGACCTGGGAACCGAGCCGGTCTCGCTTGCGAGCGCGCTCACCTTGGGTGTGGGGCAGCGCGTGGTGCGCACCAACTGCCCGAACTGCTCGGTCGAGGAGAAGAGTCCGCTCGCCGCGAAGATCCCGGGGGCCGAACCCGGTTTGGTGACCAAGCGGGGAACGGGCTGCCCGAACTGCGGCAAGACCGGTTTCGCGGGTGCTACCATCGTCTACGAGGTGCTGCCGTTCACCGAACCGGTGCGCGCGGTCATCGCGCGTGGGGGGTCCGCCGAGGCGATCGAGTCAGCCGCGCGTGCTGCCGGCATGCGACCGATGATCGCATCGGGACTCGCGAAGGTGCGCGACGGGCTCGTGAGTCCCGAGGAGCTCGACCGAGTCATGAGGTTCGCACAGTGA
- a CDS encoding chemotaxis protein CheW, giving the protein MTDETAIAPEGAPEEDATCLYVDRVITFYLDSQRYALPIDRVQEIQQIVAFSEVPSGGSGVVGMVNLRGHVIPAVDLRQVVGLGPKEYDLETPMIICRIKGQLVALVVDEVQDVLELPDGCLQAAPPMHSLSSKMLGVARMSDGLIYLFDLDPLLASTLSGGW; this is encoded by the coding sequence ATGACCGACGAGACTGCCATCGCACCCGAGGGTGCGCCCGAGGAAGACGCGACCTGTCTGTACGTGGACAGGGTGATCACGTTCTATCTGGACTCCCAGCGCTATGCGCTTCCCATCGATCGTGTCCAGGAGATCCAGCAGATCGTCGCGTTCTCTGAGGTCCCAAGCGGTGGTTCGGGTGTCGTGGGCATGGTCAACCTTCGCGGTCACGTCATTCCGGCTGTGGACTTGAGACAGGTCGTAGGACTCGGCCCCAAGGAGTACGATCTAGAGACACCGATGATCATCTGCCGAATCAAGGGTCAGCTTGTCGCGCTGGTTGTCGATGAAGTGCAAGACGTGCTCGAGTTGCCCGACGGATGTCTTCAGGCGGCTCCCCCGATGCACTCGCTCTCATCGAAGATGCTCGGCGTGGCCCGCATGAGTGATGGACTCATCTACCTGTTCGATCTTGACCCCTTGCTCGCATCGACGCTGTCAGGGGGGTGGTGA
- a CDS encoding chemotaxis protein CheW has translation MANTEIHRAGSLAETAEEILNRRAESLARETIEEEAAHRLALLLFRIAEEWYCVRVSDVREIFQEYDITTVPGVPDYILGVVNVRGEILSITDPATLMHIGAISLDGVEQPPAIVIVNGEVATAIVVDEIGDIAEIPDDSVEPPISIIDRAQAAFISGSVHVGDNMVGLINIERMLEPVITGGRH, from the coding sequence GTGGCGAATACCGAGATACACCGGGCGGGCTCTCTCGCCGAGACCGCCGAGGAGATCCTCAATCGGCGCGCGGAGTCTCTCGCACGGGAGACGATCGAGGAAGAGGCGGCACACCGCCTTGCCCTCCTTCTTTTTCGAATCGCTGAGGAGTGGTACTGCGTGCGCGTTTCGGACGTGCGCGAGATCTTCCAGGAGTACGACATCACGACCGTTCCCGGTGTCCCGGATTACATCCTCGGAGTGGTCAACGTGCGCGGTGAGATTCTCTCGATCACCGACCCCGCGACGCTCATGCACATCGGTGCCATCTCGCTCGACGGAGTAGAACAGCCTCCGGCGATCGTCATCGTCAACGGAGAGGTCGCGACGGCGATCGTGGTCGACGAGATCGGCGATATAGCCGAGATTCCGGACGACTCTGTCGAGCCACCGATCAGCATCATCGATAGGGCGCAGGCAGCGTTCATCTCGGGCTCGGTCCACGTCGGCGACAACATGGTCGGCTTGATCAACATCGAACGAATGCTCGAGCCGGTAATCACGGGCGGACGTCACTAG
- a CDS encoding methyl-accepting chemotaxis protein, with translation MGIWKRINSQLLYKVTFFVVVLQVLFLLCQFALMVSLFATDLRAETRVQTGVGIIFGVSILLTIVFGVINYLLVKRTVGPLTEVSESVRVACQGEIGRKVTVRSDDEIGTLAASYNQMLDLIVYLIRQTQESSRRLQQSANDILSATEQQASGSAEQAASISETTATMEELASTYRQIAENADHVVNMAEASLSNAESGQQAVMNTLTSMETIKSRTQQSANKILALGERSQQIGQVLTIINSIADQTKILALNAAIEAARAGEAGKGFSVVAIEIRKLAESVVESTSEISTIMTEIQAAANELVMSTEQELKQVQSGVDLAHVTGESLEQILEMVEQTTVAAKEISAATQQQKSATDQVVKAMREVASVAQQTAAGSRQVAGSAESLSAMARESSQVGSAFTIVDGA, from the coding sequence ATGGGTATCTGGAAGCGCATCAACAGTCAACTGCTCTACAAGGTGACGTTCTTCGTCGTCGTGCTGCAGGTGCTGTTCCTTCTGTGCCAGTTCGCGCTGATGGTCTCGCTGTTCGCTACTGACCTGAGGGCCGAGACCAGGGTACAGACGGGCGTCGGCATCATCTTCGGTGTATCCATTCTGCTGACGATCGTGTTCGGCGTGATCAACTACCTCCTCGTCAAGCGAACCGTGGGTCCGCTCACCGAGGTGTCCGAGTCGGTTCGTGTCGCGTGCCAGGGCGAGATCGGGCGCAAGGTGACCGTGAGGAGCGACGACGAGATCGGTACACTCGCCGCGAGTTACAACCAGATGCTGGACCTGATCGTGTATCTCATTCGCCAGACCCAGGAGTCCAGCCGCCGTCTCCAGCAGTCGGCCAACGACATCCTCTCAGCGACCGAACAGCAGGCGTCCGGTTCCGCTGAACAAGCCGCATCCATCAGTGAGACCACGGCGACCATGGAGGAGCTGGCTAGCACGTATCGACAGATCGCGGAGAACGCCGATCATGTCGTGAACATGGCCGAGGCATCGCTCAGCAACGCCGAATCAGGTCAGCAGGCGGTCATGAACACGCTCACATCGATGGAGACCATCAAGTCGCGTACCCAGCAGAGCGCCAACAAGATTCTTGCGCTCGGCGAGCGCAGCCAGCAGATCGGACAGGTCCTCACGATCATCAACTCGATCGCGGACCAGACCAAGATCCTCGCCCTCAACGCTGCCATCGAGGCAGCCCGCGCGGGAGAAGCCGGCAAAGGCTTCAGCGTGGTCGCCATCGAGATCCGCAAGCTCGCGGAGTCTGTCGTGGAATCGACCAGCGAGATATCGACGATCATGACCGAGATTCAGGCCGCGGCCAACGAACTCGTGATGTCGACGGAGCAGGAGCTCAAGCAGGTGCAGTCGGGTGTAGACCTCGCTCACGTGACCGGCGAATCGCTCGAGCAGATTCTGGAGATGGTTGAGCAGACGACCGTCGCCGCCAAGGAGATCAGCGCGGCTACCCAGCAGCAGAAGTCAGCGACCGATCAGGTCGTCAAGGCGATGCGGGAGGTCGCCTCCGTGGCTCAGCAGACGGCCGCCGGTTCGCGCCAGGTGGCGGGTTCGGCAGAGTCGCTCTCGGCGATGGCCCGAGAGTCCAGCCAGGTGGGCTCGGCCTTCACCATCGTCGATGGCGCGTAG
- a CDS encoding hybrid sensor histidine kinase/response regulator, giving the protein MVEFDRSAFIGKFQEEAQELLQRLNEGVITLEGDPENRELIDQMMRDAHTIKGSSRMVGLIEISDVAHWLEDIMVKVRDGDMKYTPQMSDYFFEALDAIVYLADNKGVNEGDVLDLDGLKSKLAALADGGTDAAKAAEAETAEAAANAAAEPAPKKRSRKKVAEPVQELDDELPDDDDDDAHEAVETERVTQDAAPKSRSSAGKNLSPDELKTKVQATIRIKTAQVDSLLNLISEVVIGQIKAEQRANEMRVIQSGATESWQAWARIRSMLAALGESGAVDGLAEDVNLLDGSLANSQRALSEFVKVYSEDVSRTSLVVTDLQEQGMRLRMLPANTIFQTFPRAVRDLAKQFKKEIDFQIEGGETELDKKVLEEINDPLVHIMRNCVDHGVEDPETRKKLGKPAVGHVKLEARQEGDRIIIEITDDGAGIDPDKVRESAVRKGYLTEAEASAMSDREAKYLIFEAGFSTAAIITEISGRGVGMDVVREFVVEKLKGSLDVESEVGKGTTFKLTIPLTLAIIRALMIRVGEKVFAMPTGSIDETLRVDPAEIIKVEGREVIRRQRRTIPLVRLSEILGVPVAPAEGMKQPIVTISYSGHRMGFMVDGFVGEQQIVIKPLGSHLKKIDNVAGVTILGAGEVVPILNIPDLMTNARTRSGHRAGPTHRDESEGPRSVLICEDSFTTRELERSIFEAAGYQVETAVDGAQGYAKLHEGLKVDAVVTDVQMPNMTGFELTKAIKSDPSLMSIPVIIVTSLERDEEKAEGIEAGADAYITKSVFNQDTLLETVERLIR; this is encoded by the coding sequence ATGGTCGAGTTCGACCGCAGCGCGTTCATAGGGAAGTTCCAAGAAGAGGCGCAGGAACTACTCCAGCGCCTCAACGAGGGCGTCATCACGCTCGAGGGTGACCCTGAGAACCGCGAGCTCATAGACCAGATGATGCGCGATGCCCACACGATCAAGGGCTCTTCGCGGATGGTCGGCCTCATCGAGATATCAGACGTCGCACACTGGCTCGAAGACATCATGGTCAAGGTCCGCGACGGTGACATGAAATACACGCCGCAGATGAGCGACTACTTCTTCGAGGCGCTCGACGCCATCGTCTACCTTGCCGACAACAAGGGCGTCAACGAGGGCGATGTCCTCGACCTTGATGGCCTGAAATCTAAACTGGCTGCACTCGCAGACGGCGGCACGGATGCCGCGAAGGCTGCTGAAGCCGAAACGGCAGAAGCGGCAGCGAATGCCGCAGCTGAACCGGCTCCCAAGAAACGCAGTCGCAAGAAGGTCGCTGAACCGGTGCAGGAACTGGATGACGAGTTGCCGGACGATGATGACGACGATGCCCATGAGGCTGTTGAAACGGAGCGAGTCACTCAGGACGCGGCGCCTAAGAGCCGTTCATCCGCGGGCAAGAACCTCTCGCCGGACGAACTCAAGACCAAGGTGCAGGCGACCATACGAATCAAGACCGCTCAGGTGGACTCGCTACTGAATCTCATAAGCGAGGTCGTGATCGGACAGATCAAGGCCGAACAGCGTGCCAACGAGATGCGGGTCATCCAGTCGGGTGCCACCGAGTCCTGGCAGGCGTGGGCACGAATCAGGTCCATGCTCGCGGCGCTCGGAGAAAGCGGGGCAGTCGACGGGCTGGCGGAGGACGTGAATCTGCTAGACGGCAGCCTCGCCAATAGCCAGCGGGCGCTCTCGGAGTTCGTCAAGGTCTATTCCGAGGATGTCAGCAGGACCTCGCTTGTGGTCACCGATCTACAGGAACAGGGCATGCGCCTGCGCATGCTTCCGGCCAACACGATCTTCCAGACGTTCCCGCGCGCCGTTCGGGACCTCGCCAAGCAGTTCAAGAAGGAGATCGACTTTCAGATTGAGGGCGGCGAGACCGAACTCGATAAGAAGGTGCTCGAAGAGATCAACGACCCCCTCGTGCACATAATGCGCAACTGCGTGGATCACGGCGTCGAGGATCCTGAGACCAGAAAGAAGCTGGGCAAACCGGCCGTGGGTCACGTCAAGCTGGAGGCTCGCCAAGAGGGTGACCGGATCATCATCGAGATCACCGATGACGGCGCCGGTATCGACCCCGACAAGGTACGGGAGTCCGCGGTTCGGAAGGGCTACCTCACCGAAGCCGAAGCGAGCGCGATGTCGGACCGCGAGGCGAAGTACCTGATCTTCGAAGCGGGCTTCTCGACTGCGGCGATCATCACCGAGATCTCCGGGCGCGGAGTCGGCATGGATGTGGTGCGCGAGTTCGTCGTGGAGAAGCTGAAGGGGTCGCTCGACGTTGAGTCCGAGGTCGGCAAGGGCACCACGTTCAAGCTGACGATACCGCTCACCCTCGCCATCATCAGAGCTCTCATGATCCGAGTGGGCGAGAAGGTCTTCGCGATGCCTACGGGCTCCATCGACGAGACCCTCAGGGTCGATCCGGCCGAGATCATCAAGGTCGAAGGCCGCGAGGTCATTCGGAGGCAGCGCAGGACTATTCCGCTCGTGCGTCTGTCAGAGATACTCGGCGTGCCCGTCGCGCCCGCTGAAGGCATGAAACAGCCGATCGTCACCATCAGCTATTCAGGGCACCGGATGGGCTTCATGGTCGACGGCTTCGTCGGCGAGCAGCAGATCGTCATCAAGCCGCTGGGGAGCCACCTCAAGAAGATCGACAACGTCGCCGGCGTGACGATTCTGGGTGCGGGCGAGGTTGTGCCGATTCTCAACATTCCTGACCTGATGACCAATGCGCGAACCCGTTCGGGTCACCGGGCTGGTCCGACACACAGGGACGAGAGTGAGGGTCCGCGCTCGGTTCTCATCTGCGAGGACTCCTTCACGACCCGTGAGCTCGAACGTTCGATCTTCGAGGCAGCCGGCTACCAGGTGGAGACGGCGGTGGACGGTGCACAGGGCTACGCGAAGCTGCACGAGGGGCTCAAGGTCGATGCGGTGGTCACCGATGTTCAGATGCCGAACATGACGGGCTTCGAGCTGACCAAGGCCATCAAGTCGGACCCATCCCTCATGTCGATCCCGGTCATCATCGTCACCTCGCTCGAGCGTGATGAGGAGAAGGCCGAAGGCATCGAGGCAGGCGCCGATGCCTACATCACCAAGTCGGTCTTCAATCAAGACACCCTGCTCGAAACGGTCGAACGCCTCATACGCTGA
- the cheB gene encoding chemotaxis-specific protein-glutamate methyltransferase CheB, whose translation MPEKKRIRVVIADDSLVAREMLATILGSEPDIEVVGQAKDGHEAVEMVERLRPDLVTMDIHMPKLDGLRATEKIMAFTPTPILVVSSSVHGEGMGRAFDALNLGALEVIKKPEPRDWADLDRIGREVIRKVRVLSNVRVITHIRGRHGPASAGRLRQVGSSSRTLVAIGSSTGGPSALLEVLGRLPQEFPAPIVVAQHIADGFVPGLVGWLDSGCSIRVVAAESGQRIEPGIAYFAPTGSNMALDGGTVRFQPPGHGQLYIPSADTLFDSVSVSHGNRAVGVLLTGMGADGAEGLKLMRNKGAATIAQDEETCTVFGMPRAAIEIGAAEKVLPITKIAEAVEALIAG comes from the coding sequence GTGCCCGAAAAGAAGAGGATTCGAGTCGTCATCGCCGACGATTCACTCGTCGCACGAGAGATGCTTGCAACCATTCTGGGCAGCGAACCCGACATCGAGGTCGTCGGTCAGGCGAAGGACGGCCACGAAGCGGTCGAGATGGTCGAGCGACTGCGCCCGGACTTGGTCACCATGGACATCCACATGCCGAAACTCGACGGCCTGCGCGCCACTGAGAAGATCATGGCGTTCACGCCCACTCCGATTCTGGTGGTCTCATCCTCCGTTCACGGTGAGGGAATGGGCCGCGCGTTCGATGCGCTCAACCTCGGAGCCCTGGAAGTGATCAAGAAGCCCGAGCCGCGTGATTGGGCGGATCTGGACCGCATCGGCCGAGAGGTCATCAGGAAGGTCCGGGTGCTCTCCAATGTGCGCGTGATCACCCATATTCGCGGGCGACACGGACCGGCTTCAGCGGGTCGGCTGCGGCAGGTCGGGTCAAGCTCGCGCACGCTGGTGGCTATCGGTTCATCGACCGGAGGTCCGTCCGCTCTGCTCGAGGTGCTTGGCAGGCTGCCCCAGGAGTTCCCCGCGCCCATCGTGGTCGCGCAGCACATCGCGGACGGGTTCGTTCCCGGGTTGGTGGGTTGGCTCGATTCAGGCTGCAGTATTCGTGTGGTCGCCGCGGAGTCAGGCCAGCGGATCGAGCCGGGCATCGCGTACTTCGCCCCGACGGGGTCGAACATGGCGCTCGATGGCGGCACCGTGAGGTTCCAGCCGCCGGGACACGGCCAACTCTATATTCCGAGCGCTGACACGCTGTTCGATTCGGTGTCGGTGAGCCACGGCAACCGGGCGGTGGGCGTGCTGTTGACGGGTATGGGCGCCGATGGAGCCGAGGGGCTCAAGCTCATGCGCAACAAGGGCGCTGCCACGATCGCTCAGGACGAAGAGACGTGCACCGTGTTCGGCATGCCGCGAGCGGCCATCGAGATCGGCGCCGCCGAGAAGGTCCTCCCGATCACCAAGATCGCCGAGGCTGTCGAAGCGCTCATCGCGGGTTGA
- a CDS encoding hydrogenase iron-sulfur subunit, with translation MALGVFLSRCGGRIESALDIQAALAGVAGRASVVRVLDDFFDAGVAEGISRDIEEHRLDAVVLAGHSEEHFAKSLSASHLRDAIVAAGVNANRVAAANILEQCALAHPDDVAGATAKARAIIDVAATRAEMAEAVEGEMIRPRSSVLILGVTAEAVVAAQRLLRLGYSVVLADREDGSKRAGRAFEMHATTSYVLDHPQARVIDSARLQDGDGYLGDFRIVLESADGLETYRVGGILLARPDHTEWVSELRQHFRVDVDDAGFARSLDPAMHPAETVDPGIMVMPLRRSDAQQVDKVAAADAAAMALVLKLSHDTVVHYRDTSAVDTALCGGCATCVRTCAFGACSISDDGFSDVDIRRCVGCGKCVVSCPVGARDIVSSPHDYLLGAVRDLARAKVEGDKVIGFLCGGCGYPAADSAASTVAGRGVGYPSSFLPLRIPCGGRLDALYVLEAFKVGFEGVCVYRCREGHCHNLVGNLDMDRRVNLLRTVLRSRNIDDARLRIIDISPFEGEHFIHTLEEVYSTIGGLANGKGGPL, from the coding sequence ATGGCGCTCGGAGTCTTCCTGTCCCGCTGCGGCGGGCGAATCGAATCGGCGCTCGACATTCAGGCCGCACTTGCGGGAGTCGCTGGTCGTGCATCGGTCGTGCGCGTGCTCGATGACTTCTTCGATGCCGGCGTGGCCGAAGGCATCTCACGCGACATCGAAGAGCACCGGCTGGATGCCGTGGTTCTCGCGGGTCACTCTGAGGAGCACTTCGCCAAGAGCCTCTCGGCGAGCCACCTGCGGGACGCCATCGTCGCAGCAGGCGTGAACGCGAATCGAGTGGCGGCGGCCAACATCTTGGAGCAGTGCGCTCTGGCACATCCCGATGATGTCGCCGGCGCTACCGCGAAGGCGCGTGCCATCATCGACGTCGCCGCCACCCGGGCCGAGATGGCCGAAGCGGTCGAGGGTGAGATGATCCGGCCACGCAGCTCGGTACTGATCCTCGGCGTCACCGCTGAGGCGGTTGTGGCCGCCCAACGTCTCCTGCGTCTGGGATACAGCGTTGTTCTCGCAGATCGCGAGGACGGGTCCAAGAGGGCGGGACGGGCCTTCGAAATGCACGCCACGACGTCATACGTCTTGGACCATCCCCAGGCCAGAGTCATCGATTCGGCGCGTCTGCAGGACGGGGACGGCTATCTCGGCGACTTTCGCATCGTCCTCGAGTCCGCCGACGGCCTCGAGACCTATCGGGTGGGCGGGATCCTTCTTGCTCGCCCCGACCACACGGAGTGGGTCAGCGAACTGAGGCAGCACTTCCGCGTCGACGTGGACGATGCCGGGTTCGCCCGCTCACTGGATCCGGCGATGCACCCGGCCGAGACGGTCGACCCCGGCATCATGGTCATGCCTTTGAGGCGCAGTGATGCGCAACAGGTCGACAAGGTCGCAGCCGCCGATGCCGCTGCGATGGCCCTCGTCCTCAAGCTTTCGCACGACACCGTCGTGCACTACCGTGACACCTCAGCGGTCGACACGGCGCTGTGCGGAGGGTGCGCCACCTGCGTACGCACGTGTGCCTTCGGCGCCTGCTCCATCAGCGACGACGGCTTCAGTGACGTGGACATCCGTCGCTGTGTCGGCTGTGGCAAGTGCGTCGTGAGTTGTCCGGTGGGTGCTCGCGATATCGTCAGCTCGCCGCACGACTATCTGCTGGGGGCGGTCCGCGACCTGGCGCGTGCGAAGGTCGAAGGCGACAAGGTCATCGGTTTTCTGTGCGGCGGCTGCGGGTACCCTGCGGCCGACAGCGCGGCGAGCACCGTGGCCGGGCGCGGCGTCGGCTATCCTTCATCGTTCCTGCCGCTGCGCATCCCGTGCGGCGGGCGCCTGGACGCACTCTACGTGCTGGAGGCCTTCAAGGTCGGCTTTGAAGGCGTCTGCGTGTATCGATGTCGCGAGGGGCATTGCCACAACCTCGTGGGCAACCTCGACATGGACCGGCGGGTGAACCTGCTTCGGACCGTCTTGCGCTCGCGCAACATCGACGACGCGCGTCTGCGCATCATCGATATCTCGCCCTTCGAAGGGGAGCACTTCATCCACACACTTGAAGAGGTGTACTCCACCATCGGCGGACTCGCCAACGGGAAAGGAGGTCCGCTGTGA
- a CDS encoding F420-nonreducing hydrogenase, with protein sequence MSKPTLATVSLGGCEGCHVSLLDAHEGLLDLLEAADLVHSPFSGDEEIPAHVDVVMVEGAITTEEDLRRLHAARASATTLVAVGSCAVLGGIGGLRNLSPVAEVKARAFGDHVTKSERLPRLRRLVQPLSDFVEIDISVPGCAPETGLIVDALVAAVSGNEFSFGVRNLCDECHREKRALLEHSSEFVSDDVLALMELDEIDPKRCFLEQGLICMGPMTREGCGAKCTAANVPCRGCMGPSRLDYEQGAKTIDALAAVLPAGGIMYMDDLIGTGYRFSMPVSVFPGALDHEGGDDD encoded by the coding sequence GTGAGCAAGCCCACTTTGGCCACGGTGTCATTGGGCGGTTGCGAGGGGTGCCACGTCTCGCTCCTCGATGCCCACGAGGGCCTTCTCGATCTGCTCGAAGCGGCCGATCTCGTGCACTCGCCGTTCAGTGGCGATGAGGAGATTCCCGCCCACGTCGATGTGGTGATGGTCGAAGGTGCCATCACCACCGAGGAGGACCTCCGCCGACTCCACGCAGCTCGAGCGTCCGCGACGACCCTCGTGGCTGTCGGATCGTGTGCGGTGCTCGGCGGCATCGGCGGTCTGAGGAACCTGAGCCCCGTGGCGGAGGTGAAGGCACGTGCCTTCGGAGACCACGTGACCAAGTCCGAGCGCCTTCCGCGTCTGAGGCGTCTTGTTCAGCCACTGAGCGACTTCGTCGAGATCGACATCTCCGTACCCGGTTGCGCACCCGAGACAGGGCTCATCGTTGATGCGCTCGTCGCGGCGGTGAGCGGAAACGAGTTCTCGTTCGGAGTTCGCAACCTGTGTGACGAGTGTCATCGCGAGAAGCGTGCGCTGCTGGAGCACTCCTCGGAGTTCGTGTCCGACGACGTGCTCGCGCTGATGGAGCTCGATGAGATCGACCCGAAGCGCTGCTTCCTCGAACAGGGCCTCATCTGTATGGGCCCCATGACACGAGAGGGCTGTGGCGCGAAGTGCACCGCAGCCAACGTGCCGTGCCGCGGATGCATGGGCCCGAGCCGGCTCGACTACGAGCAGGGCGCCAAGACCATCGATGCACTGGCTGCAGTCCTTCCGGCCGGAGGAATCATGTACATGGACGATCTGATAGGTACGGGGTACCGGTTCTCGATGCCGGTGTCGGTGTTCCCTGGTGCCCTTGACCACGAAGGAGGCGACGATGACTGA